One Bradyrhizobium zhanjiangense DNA segment encodes these proteins:
- a CDS encoding fumarylacetoacetate hydrolase family protein yields the protein MKLATAAIDGRTTWGLVEGSNFLDVGAVLATRYADLRAAIAGTLAGVADAKPKAAATPLAGLSWLPVVPNPDKILCVGLNYETHRKETGRPEVEHPTIFSRYSNSQTGHLKPIIRPRVSTHLDFEGELAVIIGKGGRYISRSEAMGHVAGYSCYNDGSIRDFQRHTHQFTPGKNFPDTGAFGPWMMTPDELGELGELKLITRLNGQVVQEAQIKHMIFDIPCQIEYCSTFTRLEPGDVIVSGTPGGVGAKRTPPLWMKPGDVVEVEVEKLAILRNPVVDEAR from the coding sequence ATGAAACTCGCGACCGCTGCGATCGACGGACGGACGACCTGGGGCCTTGTCGAGGGCAGCAATTTCCTCGATGTCGGCGCCGTGCTCGCCACCCGCTATGCCGATCTCAGGGCTGCCATCGCAGGTACCCTCGCAGGCGTCGCGGACGCGAAGCCCAAGGCGGCCGCCACGCCGCTTGCGGGGCTCAGCTGGCTGCCGGTCGTTCCGAACCCGGACAAGATCCTGTGCGTCGGCCTGAACTACGAGACGCACCGGAAGGAAACCGGCCGCCCCGAGGTCGAGCACCCCACCATCTTCTCGCGCTATTCCAACAGTCAGACCGGGCATCTGAAGCCCATCATCCGGCCGCGCGTCTCGACCCATCTCGACTTCGAGGGCGAGCTCGCGGTCATCATCGGCAAGGGCGGACGATACATCTCCCGCAGCGAAGCGATGGGTCACGTTGCCGGCTACTCCTGCTACAACGACGGCAGCATCCGCGATTTCCAGCGCCACACCCACCAGTTCACGCCGGGCAAGAATTTTCCCGATACCGGCGCGTTCGGCCCGTGGATGATGACGCCGGACGAGCTCGGCGAGCTTGGCGAGCTCAAGCTCATCACACGTCTCAACGGGCAGGTCGTGCAGGAAGCGCAGATCAAGCACATGATCTTCGATATCCCGTGCCAGATCGAATATTGCTCGACCTTCACCCGGCTCGAGCCCGGCGACGTCATCGTCAGCGGCACGCCCGGCGGTGTCGGCGCCAAGCGCACCCCGCCGCTCTGGATGAAGCCCGGCGACGTCGTCGAGGTCGAGGTCGAGAAGCTCGCAATCCTGCGCAATCCCGTCGTCGACGAGGCGCGGTGA
- a CDS encoding MFS transporter, with translation MSNTAEVITGATSRAEAAPITPAFRKLVIASSLGSVIEHYDFFIYAFTAPIVFDRFFFPKMDSTASMLAVYATFAVGFIARPLGGMVFGHYGDQLGRKAMLTITFVLMGLASFLIGCLPSYDSIGLLAPIALVALRFVQGFAFGGEYMNAVSLTLENAPSARRGFFASFVNASGPIGVILASGFIALLGFVSTPQDFAQWVWRVPFVLSLVLVVLGTYIRLQVDESTLFRAVQASAARPKAPLLDVARSWKKSVLFGCLANMAHSTFQYMSTVFVLGYAVKTLGMAQSSVTFGTMVANVLEMCMVPLIAAYSDRFGRRPFIAIGILLAAAWYPIYFQLVATKDPTLLVMGLVVSIGIIHAMMFAPEAAFTAEQFPTEVRVSGSSLGKQLGIILGGGIAPLVGTALMGSSGSFTPVILYFEAIAACAFIGILLAPESSKRAL, from the coding sequence ATGAGCAACACTGCCGAGGTCATAACCGGGGCGACCAGTCGCGCCGAGGCGGCGCCAATCACGCCGGCGTTCCGTAAGCTCGTGATCGCATCCTCGCTCGGATCGGTAATCGAACACTACGATTTCTTCATCTACGCTTTCACCGCTCCCATCGTGTTCGACCGCTTCTTCTTTCCAAAGATGGATTCGACGGCGAGCATGCTGGCGGTCTATGCGACGTTTGCAGTCGGCTTCATCGCCCGCCCGCTCGGCGGCATGGTGTTCGGCCATTACGGCGACCAGCTCGGCCGCAAGGCGATGCTGACGATCACCTTCGTGCTGATGGGTCTCGCGAGCTTCCTGATCGGCTGCCTGCCGAGCTACGATTCGATCGGGCTCCTGGCGCCGATCGCGCTGGTCGCCTTGCGCTTCGTGCAGGGGTTTGCCTTCGGCGGCGAATACATGAACGCGGTGTCGCTGACGCTGGAGAATGCGCCGTCGGCAAGACGCGGTTTCTTCGCTTCCTTTGTCAACGCGTCCGGTCCGATCGGCGTGATCCTGGCCTCCGGCTTCATCGCCTTGCTCGGCTTCGTCTCGACCCCGCAGGATTTTGCGCAATGGGTCTGGCGCGTGCCCTTCGTGCTCAGCCTCGTCCTCGTGGTGCTCGGCACCTACATCCGCCTCCAGGTCGACGAGTCGACCCTTTTCAGGGCGGTCCAGGCCTCAGCCGCGCGGCCGAAGGCACCGCTGCTCGACGTGGCGCGGTCGTGGAAGAAATCGGTGCTGTTCGGCTGCCTCGCCAATATGGCGCACAGCACGTTCCAGTACATGAGCACGGTCTTCGTGCTCGGCTACGCCGTCAAGACGCTCGGCATGGCGCAATCCAGCGTCACTTTCGGGACCATGGTCGCCAACGTCCTGGAAATGTGCATGGTGCCGCTGATCGCGGCCTATTCGGACCGCTTCGGCCGCCGTCCGTTCATCGCGATCGGCATCCTGCTGGCGGCGGCGTGGTACCCGATCTACTTCCAGCTCGTCGCGACCAAGGACCCGACACTGCTCGTCATGGGCCTGGTCGTCTCGATCGGAATCATTCACGCCATGATGTTTGCGCCGGAAGCAGCCTTCACGGCGGAGCAGTTTCCGACAGAGGTTCGCGTCAGCGGCTCCTCGCTCGGCAAGCAGCTCGGCATCATCCTGGGCGGCGGCATCGCGCCCCTGGTCGGCACCGCCCTGATGGGATCGAGCGGCAGCTTCACCCCTGTGATCCTCTACTTCGAGGCGATCGCGGCCTGCGCCTTCATCGGCATCCTGCTCGCCCCGGAAAGTTCGAAGCGCGCGCTATAG
- a CDS encoding ABC transporter substrate-binding protein: MPTSLQSALASLVLAAAVVMLALADGLKDEIAPTGKLRVAIAISPAGGAFWSTKTEAGYAGVPVDLGKELAAQLGVPVEYVVHQNSGQITDAGSKGTWDVTWLPKDPERETKMMFGPIYEVADATYIVKPGSNITNFATLDQAGVKVAAVNATTTMRGAIAHLKNAKVTGYQTYDEIFGLLKSGEIDAFALSRDQLSKMAQKIPGTKVLNETFKKTVTAVAVPPGHSQALALVTKFMTEATTNGTLRKAYDNNGLKDSPIRTE, from the coding sequence ATGCCCACGTCGCTCCAGTCGGCCCTTGCCAGCCTCGTTCTCGCAGCGGCGGTCGTCATGCTCGCGCTAGCTGATGGCCTGAAGGACGAGATCGCACCGACCGGCAAGCTGCGGGTTGCGATCGCGATCAGCCCGGCGGGCGGTGCGTTCTGGTCGACCAAGACCGAGGCCGGCTATGCCGGCGTTCCCGTCGATCTCGGCAAGGAGTTGGCGGCGCAACTCGGCGTGCCCGTCGAATATGTGGTGCACCAGAATTCCGGCCAGATCACCGATGCCGGGTCGAAAGGCACATGGGACGTCACCTGGCTTCCCAAGGATCCCGAGCGCGAGACCAAGATGATGTTCGGCCCGATCTACGAGGTCGCCGACGCCACCTATATCGTCAAACCCGGTTCGAACATCACCAATTTCGCCACGCTCGACCAGGCGGGCGTCAAGGTCGCGGCCGTCAACGCCACCACCACCATGCGCGGCGCCATCGCGCATCTGAAGAACGCGAAGGTCACGGGCTATCAGACCTATGACGAGATCTTCGGCCTGCTGAAGAGCGGCGAGATCGATGCCTTCGCGCTGTCGCGCGACCAGCTCAGCAAGATGGCGCAGAAGATTCCGGGGACAAAGGTGCTCAACGAGACCTTCAAGAAGACCGTGACCGCTGTCGCCGTCCCGCCCGGCCACAGCCAGGCATTGGCGTTGGTCACCAAATTCATGACGGAGGCCACGACGAACGGCACGCTGCGCAAGGCCTACGACAACAACGGGCTGAAGGATTCGCCGATCCGGACGGAGTAG
- a CDS encoding efflux RND transporter periplasmic adaptor subunit, translating to MTRANPAFPARCKEAWRHVGRALATATAVIALAGCEDKNTFVAPPPPKVDVAKPVQRAVTRYVEATGNTAPIKSVDLVARVQGFLQSIDYQDGSFVKQGTQLFTIEPETYKLKVEQAKAAEVGAQATVKQAEADYKRQVELVQRQAVSQSTLDTSTSTRDNAQASLQQAQVNTRLAEVNYSYTKVTAPFDGIVSAHLVSIGELVGVSSPTQLAQIVALDPIWVNFTVNEQDVLRIRAEAARRGLTVADLKQLPIQVGLQTETGYPHEGHLDYVSPTLNTSTGTLAVRGVVPNDKRVLLPGYFVRVRVPFDQEKGALLVPDTALGSDQGGRYLLVVNSDNVVEQRKVQIGPVDNGLRVIESGLKPDDRVVIAGLLRVIPGQKIDPQVTKIEQPQASAK from the coding sequence ATGACGCGCGCGAATCCCGCATTTCCGGCACGATGTAAGGAAGCGTGGAGACATGTCGGGCGGGCCTTGGCAACGGCAACCGCCGTGATCGCGCTCGCCGGCTGCGAGGACAAGAACACCTTCGTGGCACCGCCGCCGCCCAAGGTGGACGTGGCAAAGCCGGTGCAGCGCGCCGTGACGCGCTATGTCGAGGCCACCGGCAACACCGCGCCGATCAAGAGCGTCGATCTCGTCGCGCGCGTGCAAGGTTTTCTGCAATCGATCGACTATCAGGACGGCAGCTTCGTCAAGCAGGGCACCCAGCTCTTCACCATCGAGCCGGAGACCTACAAGCTCAAGGTCGAGCAGGCGAAGGCCGCGGAGGTCGGCGCGCAGGCCACCGTCAAGCAGGCCGAAGCCGATTACAAGCGCCAGGTCGAGCTCGTGCAGCGCCAGGCGGTCTCGCAATCCACCCTCGACACGTCGACATCCACCCGCGACAACGCGCAGGCCAGTCTGCAGCAGGCCCAGGTCAACACCAGGCTCGCCGAGGTCAATTACAGCTATACCAAGGTGACGGCGCCGTTCGACGGCATCGTCAGCGCGCACTTGGTCTCGATCGGCGAGCTCGTCGGCGTCTCCTCTCCGACCCAGCTCGCGCAGATCGTCGCGCTGGACCCGATCTGGGTGAACTTCACGGTCAACGAGCAGGATGTGCTGCGCATCCGCGCCGAAGCGGCCCGCCGCGGGCTGACCGTCGCCGACCTCAAACAGTTGCCGATCCAAGTGGGCCTCCAGACCGAGACCGGCTATCCGCATGAAGGCCACCTCGACTACGTCTCGCCGACCCTCAATACATCGACGGGCACGCTCGCGGTGCGCGGCGTCGTGCCCAACGACAAGCGGGTGTTGCTGCCCGGCTACTTCGTCCGCGTCCGCGTGCCCTTCGACCAGGAGAAGGGCGCCCTGCTCGTCCCCGACACCGCGCTCGGCAGCGACCAGGGCGGCCGCTATCTGCTGGTGGTCAACAGCGACAACGTCGTCGAGCAGCGCAAGGTGCAGATCGGCCCCGTCGACAACGGCTTGCGCGTGATCGAGAGCGGTCTGAAGCCGGACGACCGCGTGGTGATTGCGGGATTGCTGCGGGTGATCCCGGGCCAGAAGATCGACCCGCAAGTGACGAAGATCGAGCAGCCGCAGGCCTCTGCCAAGTAG
- a CDS encoding efflux RND transporter permease subunit, with amino-acid sequence MISKFFIERPVLSNVIALLMILIGGVALFNLAIAQYPDVVPPTVQVTTRYPGASAKTVIDTVALPIEQQVNGVEDMLYMQSYSGSDGTYTLTVTFKIGTDLNFAQVLVQNRVSSALAQLPQAVQNQGVTVQKRSTSILLFVTLTSPDAKYDSLYLSNYATINIRDELSRLPGVGNVTVFGAGQYSMRVWLDPNKLQVRGLVPQDVINAIQQQSQQVSAGQVGAPPTPPGQSFQYTLNVNGRLDDTSQFENIIVKSGTSGDVTRVRDVGWVELGAQTYSQIFSLNKQPATGIGVFQSPGANALQVEQAVEKKMAELAKHFPEGIKYDTPFDTTKFVEASVHEVYMTLIEAGLLVLVVILVFLQDWRAMLVPATTVPVTIIGAFAAMAALGFTINMSTLFAIVLAIGIVVDDAIVVVEGAAHNIEQGMNGHDAAIRAMDQLFAPIVGITLVLISVFLPASFLAGLTGRIYSQFALVIAATALLSAINAATLKPTQCALWLRPAVPPEQRNFFYRGFNAVYNRLERGYTRLIGFLVRHATVSVAVALVLIGIGGYGLSRVPTGFLPIEDQGYLIAAVQLPDGAALERTQTVLDRASELIKDTPGVQQVITIAGISALDNSASLANAGVAYIILKDWEARKGPGEDLRSLVYGLNDKLATIMEARTIVLPPPPIQGIGNAAGFSMQVELRDGNSDFAKLQAITGAMVSNGQSQSALQRVQSSFRSSVPQFNVEIDRVKTQTLHVTTDQVFSALSTYLGSSYVNQFNKFGRVFQVYTQADPAFRVTERDIANMQVRNSNGDMIPIGTVAKITPATGPSLISLYNLYPSSTVIGLPAQGYSSGQSLKLMEEIADKTLPPGTGYEWTAMSYQEKAVSNQIYWVFGLAMLLVYLVLAGQYESWYAPISVILAVPLSLLGPMLILSGLKIDNNLYCQIGLILLIALSAKNAILIVEVGLELHGREGKPLLDSAIEAARARFRPILMTSFAFILGVVPLVLATGAGASARKSIGITVFSGMLASTCLAVLFVPAFFVVVQRFENWRASKKAPKAKVVAEVKT; translated from the coding sequence ATGATTTCAAAATTCTTCATCGAGCGGCCGGTCCTCTCGAACGTCATCGCGCTCCTGATGATCCTGATCGGCGGCGTCGCGCTGTTCAATCTCGCGATCGCGCAATATCCCGATGTGGTGCCGCCGACCGTGCAGGTCACCACGCGCTATCCCGGCGCCAGCGCCAAGACCGTGATCGACACCGTGGCGCTGCCGATCGAGCAGCAGGTCAACGGCGTCGAGGACATGCTCTACATGCAGTCCTACAGCGGCTCCGACGGCACCTATACGCTGACCGTGACCTTCAAGATCGGAACCGACCTCAACTTCGCGCAGGTGCTGGTGCAGAACCGCGTCTCCAGCGCGCTGGCGCAATTACCGCAGGCGGTGCAGAACCAGGGCGTCACCGTGCAGAAGCGGTCAACCTCGATCCTCTTGTTCGTGACGCTGACCTCGCCCGACGCGAAGTACGACAGCCTGTATCTGAGCAACTACGCCACCATCAACATCCGCGACGAGCTCTCGCGCCTGCCCGGCGTCGGCAACGTCACGGTGTTCGGCGCCGGCCAGTATTCGATGCGGGTCTGGCTCGATCCCAACAAGCTGCAAGTCCGTGGCCTGGTGCCGCAGGACGTCATCAACGCGATCCAGCAGCAGAGCCAGCAGGTCTCCGCCGGCCAGGTCGGTGCGCCACCGACGCCGCCGGGCCAGTCGTTTCAGTACACGCTCAACGTCAACGGACGGCTCGACGACACCAGCCAGTTCGAGAACATCATCGTCAAATCGGGCACCAGCGGCGACGTCACGCGGGTGCGCGACGTCGGCTGGGTCGAGCTCGGCGCGCAGACCTATAGCCAGATCTTCTCGCTCAACAAGCAGCCCGCGACCGGCATCGGCGTATTCCAGTCGCCCGGCGCCAATGCGCTCCAGGTCGAGCAGGCGGTCGAGAAGAAGATGGCGGAACTCGCCAAGCACTTCCCCGAAGGCATCAAATACGACACGCCGTTCGACACCACCAAGTTCGTGGAGGCCTCGGTGCACGAGGTCTACATGACGCTGATCGAGGCCGGCCTGTTGGTGCTGGTCGTGATCCTTGTTTTCTTGCAGGATTGGCGCGCCATGCTGGTGCCGGCAACCACCGTGCCGGTGACCATCATCGGCGCCTTCGCCGCGATGGCGGCGCTTGGCTTCACCATCAACATGTCGACGCTGTTCGCGATCGTGCTGGCGATCGGCATCGTGGTCGACGACGCCATCGTGGTGGTCGAAGGCGCAGCCCACAACATCGAGCAGGGCATGAACGGCCACGACGCCGCGATCAGGGCGATGGACCAGCTGTTCGCGCCGATCGTCGGCATCACCCTGGTGCTGATCTCGGTGTTTCTGCCGGCCTCGTTCCTCGCAGGACTGACCGGGCGCATCTATTCGCAATTCGCGCTGGTGATCGCCGCGACTGCGCTTCTCTCCGCCATCAACGCGGCGACCTTGAAACCGACGCAGTGTGCGCTCTGGCTGCGGCCGGCGGTGCCGCCGGAGCAGCGCAATTTCTTCTACCGCGGCTTCAACGCCGTCTATAACCGGCTCGAGCGCGGTTACACCCGCCTGATCGGCTTCCTGGTCCGGCACGCCACCGTCTCGGTCGCGGTGGCGCTGGTCCTGATCGGGATCGGCGGCTACGGCCTGTCGCGGGTACCGACCGGTTTCCTGCCGATCGAGGACCAGGGCTATCTGATCGCTGCCGTGCAGCTGCCCGACGGCGCCGCGCTGGAGCGAACCCAGACGGTGCTCGACAGAGCGAGCGAGCTGATCAAGGACACTCCAGGCGTCCAGCAGGTCATCACCATCGCCGGCATCTCCGCGCTCGACAACAGCGCCAGCCTTGCCAATGCAGGCGTCGCCTACATCATCCTGAAGGACTGGGAAGCCCGCAAAGGGCCCGGCGAGGATCTGCGCTCGCTGGTGTACGGGCTCAACGACAAACTCGCGACCATCATGGAGGCGCGCACCATCGTGCTACCGCCGCCGCCGATCCAGGGCATCGGCAACGCCGCGGGATTTTCGATGCAGGTCGAGCTGCGCGACGGCAACAGCGATTTCGCCAAGCTGCAGGCCATCACCGGGGCGATGGTCAGTAACGGCCAGAGCCAGAGCGCGCTGCAGCGCGTGCAATCCTCGTTCCGCTCGTCAGTGCCGCAATTCAACGTCGAGATCGATCGCGTCAAGACCCAGACGCTGCACGTCACCACCGATCAGGTGTTCTCGGCGCTATCGACCTACCTGGGCTCATCCTACGTCAACCAGTTCAACAAGTTCGGCCGCGTGTTCCAGGTCTACACCCAGGCTGATCCGGCCTTCCGCGTCACCGAGCGCGACATCGCCAACATGCAGGTGCGCAACTCGAACGGCGACATGATCCCGATCGGCACCGTCGCCAAGATCACGCCGGCCACCGGCCCGTCGCTGATCAGCCTCTACAACCTCTATCCATCGTCGACCGTCATCGGCCTGCCGGCGCAGGGTTATTCCTCCGGCCAGTCGCTGAAGCTGATGGAAGAGATCGCGGACAAGACGCTGCCGCCGGGCACCGGCTATGAATGGACCGCGATGTCCTATCAGGAGAAGGCGGTCTCCAACCAGATCTACTGGGTGTTCGGCCTCGCCATGCTGCTGGTCTATCTCGTGCTCGCCGGCCAGTATGAGAGCTGGTACGCGCCGATCTCGGTGATCCTCGCGGTGCCGCTGTCGCTGCTCGGGCCGATGCTGATCCTCAGCGGCCTCAAGATCGACAACAACCTCTATTGCCAGATCGGCTTGATCCTGCTCATCGCGCTGTCGGCCAAGAACGCGATCCTGATCGTCGAGGTCGGGCTCGAGCTGCACGGCCGCGAGGGCAAGCCGCTCCTGGATTCCGCGATCGAGGCGGCGCGCGCCCGCTTCCGTCCGATCCTGATGACTTCGTTCGCCTTCATCCTCGGCGTGGTGCCCCTGGTGCTCGCCACCGGCGCCGGCGCCAGCGCGCGAAAGTCGATCGGCATCACCGTGTTTTCGGGCATGCTGGCCTCGACCTGCCTCGCAGTGCTGTTCGTGCCGGCCTTCTTCGTGGTGGTGCAGCGCTTCGAGAATTGGCGCGCGTCGAAGAAAGCGCCGAAGGCGAAGGTGGTCGCGGAGGTGAAGACCTGA
- a CDS encoding cation:proton antiporter, which translates to MQWSLLRPVGLVPAALVLTTIAASAEGGKSAGPSEFLLVAQIVLLIGVGRGLGEIMQRIGQPSVMGELLAGIILGPSLFGWIWPEAQHAIFPKTPEQKAMIDGIAQFGILLLLLLTGMETDLKLVRRVGRAAIAISIAGILVPFAFGFALGEFLPDALLPDPHARLVASLFMGTALSISSVKIVAVVVREMNFMRRNVGQIIVATAVIDDTIGWIIIAVIFSLASHGTLDIASVAKAMLGTFAFLAVSFTIGRRLVFQLIRWANDNLVSAAAVITVILLLMSVMAMITHLIGVHTVLGAFVAGILVGESPILTRQIDERLRGLISSFFMPVFFGLAGLSADLSVLRDPNLLMLTGLLVVIASVGKFGGAFVGGTLGGLNARESLALASGMNARGSTEVIIATIGLSIGVLSQNLFTMIVTMAILTTMAMPPMLRAALAKLPVNEEEKERLEREEFEKRGFIANLERPLLAVDESANATFAAHVAGVIAGMRGLPITVLHIGERAREQDKGEGESHEAVVKKAAATVSANGDGEAGSVDVVTRTRRAELGETIADEARKGFDLLVVGIDKVAAAKDRFDRKIEAIAAEFEGPLAIVVAKGRHLKQPVPDALNILVPVSGSGVSKRGAEVAVALAQAGSGSLRVIYVTTTRDRGAQRGTSRGLSQETGILKDTSDLAARYDVDITTTLRVNRAPETAILREIDTTDVDLVVMGVDRIQAEHLSFGSVAAAVLRQSKVSVLLVSSGEARQAPAEKA; encoded by the coding sequence ATGCAGTGGAGCCTGCTCCGACCGGTCGGCCTTGTCCCCGCGGCGCTTGTCCTCACCACCATTGCGGCGAGTGCTGAGGGCGGCAAATCGGCCGGCCCGTCCGAATTCCTCTTGGTGGCGCAGATCGTCTTGCTGATCGGGGTCGGCCGCGGTCTCGGCGAGATCATGCAGCGCATCGGCCAGCCCTCGGTGATGGGCGAACTGCTCGCCGGCATCATCCTGGGGCCGTCGCTGTTCGGCTGGATCTGGCCCGAGGCGCAGCACGCGATCTTCCCGAAGACGCCCGAGCAGAAGGCGATGATCGACGGCATCGCCCAGTTCGGCATTCTGCTGCTGCTGCTGCTGACCGGCATGGAGACGGACCTCAAGCTGGTCCGGAGGGTCGGCAGGGCGGCGATCGCGATCTCGATTGCCGGCATCCTCGTGCCCTTCGCCTTCGGCTTTGCGCTCGGCGAGTTCCTGCCGGATGCGCTGCTGCCCGATCCGCACGCGCGCCTCGTGGCCTCGCTGTTCATGGGCACGGCACTGTCGATCTCCTCGGTCAAGATCGTCGCCGTGGTCGTGCGCGAGATGAACTTCATGCGCCGCAATGTCGGGCAGATCATCGTCGCGACCGCCGTCATCGACGACACCATCGGCTGGATCATCATCGCCGTCATCTTCAGCCTGGCCTCGCACGGCACGCTCGATATCGCCTCCGTGGCCAAGGCCATGCTGGGAACGTTCGCCTTCCTGGCCGTCAGCTTCACCATTGGCCGCCGCCTGGTGTTCCAGCTGATCCGCTGGGCCAACGACAATCTCGTCAGCGCGGCGGCCGTCATCACGGTGATCCTGCTGCTAATGAGCGTCATGGCAATGATCACGCATCTGATCGGCGTCCACACCGTGCTAGGTGCCTTCGTCGCTGGCATCCTGGTCGGGGAGTCTCCGATCCTGACCCGGCAGATCGACGAGCGCCTGCGCGGCCTGATCTCGAGCTTCTTCATGCCGGTGTTCTTCGGCCTCGCCGGGCTCAGCGCCGACCTTTCGGTGCTGCGCGATCCCAATCTCCTGATGCTCACCGGCCTCTTGGTCGTGATCGCCAGCGTCGGCAAGTTCGGCGGCGCGTTCGTCGGCGGCACCCTGGGCGGGCTGAATGCGAGGGAATCGCTGGCGCTCGCCAGCGGCATGAACGCGCGCGGCTCGACCGAGGTCATCATCGCCACCATCGGCCTCTCCATCGGCGTGCTCAGCCAGAACCTGTTCACCATGATCGTGACCATGGCGATCCTGACCACGATGGCGATGCCGCCGATGCTGCGCGCGGCGCTGGCAAAGCTGCCGGTGAACGAGGAGGAGAAGGAACGGCTGGAGCGGGAAGAATTCGAGAAGCGCGGCTTCATCGCCAATCTCGAACGTCCCTTGCTCGCGGTGGACGAGAGCGCCAACGCCACCTTCGCCGCGCATGTCGCGGGCGTGATCGCCGGCATGCGCGGCCTGCCGATCACCGTGCTGCACATCGGCGAGCGCGCCAGGGAGCAGGACAAGGGCGAGGGCGAGAGCCACGAAGCCGTGGTGAAGAAGGCGGCCGCAACCGTCTCCGCCAATGGTGACGGCGAAGCCGGCAGCGTCGATGTCGTCACCCGGACCAGGCGCGCGGAGCTCGGCGAGACCATTGCCGACGAAGCGCGCAAGGGCTTCGACCTTCTCGTCGTCGGCATCGACAAGGTCGCTGCCGCCAAGGATCGCTTCGACCGGAAGATCGAGGCCATCGCCGCCGAGTTCGAGGGGCCGCTCGCGATCGTGGTGGCCAAGGGCAGGCACCTGAAGCAGCCGGTGCCCGACGCGCTCAACATCCTCGTTCCGGTCTCCGGCAGCGGCGTCTCCAAGCGCGGCGCCGAGGTCGCGGTGGCGCTGGCGCAGGCCGGCTCAGGCTCGCTACGGGTGATCTATGTGACGACGACGCGCGACAGGGGCGCGCAGCGCGGCACCTCTCGCGGACTGAGCCAGGAGACGGGCATCCTCAAGGACACCAGCGATCTCGCCGCCCGTTACGACGTCGACATCACCACGACGCTACGCGTGAACCGCGCGCCGGAGACGGCGATCCTGCGCGAGATCGATACCACCGACGTCGACCTCGTGGTCATGGGCGTCGACCGGATCCAGGCCGAGCATCTCTCCTTCGGCAGCGTCGCCGCCGCTGTGTTGAGGCAGTCGAAGGTGTCCGTGCTGCTGGTCTCGAGCGGCGAGGCGCGACAGGCACCGGCGGAGAAGGCGTAG
- a CDS encoding MFS transporter, producing MNSPSRVISFVNAGHFIDHYSMLIFAAAVIIMGPALGMAYSELLPYATPGFVAFGAGSLLTGWLGDRWSRRHMMLIFFVGIGASMIAVGFVQTPAQLGAALLAIGMFASIYHPVGTAMIVSYADKLGREMGLNGVWGNLGVASSALVTGVIGQYLGWRFAFIVPGIVTILIGIAFALTVVHEDRKGSKQAAAQARVAKQDMWRVVLSLLIVVVAISTTFNAVTVALPKLFAERLADLTKSPALLGVIAAGVYVFGAMTQYTIGRLLDRYSLKTVALPLSFMLAPFLYLAASLSNLPLIVVSIGIVMGAFGQVTVNDAMVGKYTTEEWRSRAYAVRYFVGFTAAGASVGLVAWLYEQGGFVTMLHAFAALCLLAIAAALILPREIRAPQAA from the coding sequence ATGAACAGCCCCAGCCGGGTCATCAGTTTCGTCAATGCCGGCCATTTCATCGACCATTATTCGATGCTGATCTTTGCCGCCGCCGTCATCATCATGGGGCCGGCGCTCGGCATGGCCTATTCGGAACTCTTGCCTTACGCGACGCCGGGCTTCGTCGCCTTCGGCGCGGGCTCGCTGCTCACCGGCTGGCTCGGGGACCGCTGGAGCCGCCGCCACATGATGCTGATCTTCTTCGTCGGCATCGGCGCCTCCATGATCGCGGTCGGCTTCGTGCAGACCCCGGCGCAGCTCGGCGCGGCGCTGCTCGCGATCGGCATGTTTGCCTCGATCTATCATCCCGTCGGCACCGCGATGATCGTGTCCTATGCCGACAAGCTCGGCCGCGAGATGGGGCTCAACGGCGTCTGGGGCAATCTCGGTGTTGCCTCCTCGGCGCTGGTCACCGGCGTGATCGGCCAATATCTCGGCTGGCGGTTTGCTTTCATCGTTCCCGGCATCGTCACCATCCTGATCGGCATCGCGTTTGCGCTGACGGTCGTGCACGAGGACCGCAAGGGCTCCAAGCAGGCGGCGGCGCAGGCGCGCGTCGCCAAGCAGGACATGTGGCGCGTGGTGTTGTCGCTGCTGATCGTCGTGGTCGCGATCTCGACGACCTTCAACGCCGTCACCGTGGCGCTGCCGAAACTGTTCGCCGAGCGGCTCGCGGACCTGACCAAGAGCCCGGCGCTGCTCGGCGTCATCGCGGCCGGTGTCTACGTGTTCGGCGCGATGACGCAGTACACGATCGGACGGCTACTCGACCGTTACTCGCTGAAGACGGTGGCGCTGCCGCTATCCTTCATGCTGGCGCCGTTCCTGTATTTGGCCGCAAGCCTGTCCAATCTGCCGCTGATCGTGGTTTCGATCGGCATCGTCATGGGCGCGTTCGGGCAGGTCACGGTGAACGACGCCATGGTCGGCAAGTACACCACGGAAGAATGGCGCTCGCGCGCTTATGCCGTGCGCTATTTCGTCGGCTTTACCGCGGCCGGTGCCTCGGTCGGCCTGGTCGCCTGGCTCTACGAGCAGGGCGGCTTCGTCACCATGCTGCACGCCTTCGCCGCCCTCTGCCTGCTCGCGATCGCCGCCGCATTGATCCTGCCGCGCGAGATCCGGGCGCCTCAGGCGGCGTGA